A section of the Planctomycetota bacterium genome encodes:
- a CDS encoding translation initiation factor, which translates to MPLNVPCPRCGKLPPPPCGCVLPPGPPDPPARKLYPEILKLRREKRGGGREVVIVEGFNPGTAVDLDEIARRIKRACGTGGTVRGRTLEIQGDHRDAIAEVLLEFGFRSKRAGG; encoded by the coding sequence GTGCCCCTGAATGTTCCCTGCCCCCGGTGCGGGAAGCTCCCTCCGCCGCCCTGCGGATGCGTCCTTCCTCCGGGACCGCCCGACCCGCCCGCGCGCAAGCTCTATCCCGAGATCCTCAAGCTCCGGCGCGAAAAGCGCGGCGGCGGACGGGAGGTCGTCATCGTCGAGGGATTCAACCCCGGCACGGCGGTGGACCTGGACGAGATCGCGCGCCGGATCAAGCGCGCGTGCGGCACGGGCGGCACGGTGCGCGGACGGACGCTCGAGATCCAGGGCGACCACCGCGACGCGATCGCCGAAGTGCTCCTCGAGTTCGGCTTCCGCTCCAAACGCGCGGGCGGATGA